The nucleotide sequence AGATCGGAGGCCTACTGTGTCCCCTGGTGGTGACGTTCTTGCATAAGACGTACCAGGATTGGAACGCACCGCTATTCCTGATGGGCGGCCTCTTCCTAATGGGAGCGGTTGGTTGGTGTTTTGTAAACCCGCATAAGCGCATATTCGATTAATTCATGAAAATACATTATCCTTGGCTGTTGGCTGCCGTGCTTTCTTGCGCAGCACAAATCATCAACGCAGAAACTCCTGCCGCAGTCGTTCCCGATCCCCGCCATCTCAGTAATGGCTGGAATATCCCCAGCGAAGGGTATGCGGACCAGCCGTACATCGTGAAGACCGATGACGCCGCGTGGCTGTGTGTCATGACCACCGGCAAAGGCGTCGAGGGAGCTGGCGGACAGCATGTGGTGTCCATGCGCAGCACGGATCGAGGCCGCACCTGGTCGGAAATTGTGCCGATCGAACCCGCCGCTGGACCGGAAGCGAGTTACGCAGTGCTCCTGAAGGTGCCGGGCGGTCGAATCTATGCCTTCTACAATCACAACACGGACCGGGTGCCGGAAGTGAAGCGTGAGGATAAAGGCGTTTATAAGCGCGTGGATTCCCTCGGCCATTACGTCTTCAAATACAGCGACGACCATGGTCGGACCTGGTCCGCCAAGCGCTACGAGGTGGAGCTGCGTGAATTTGAATGTGATCGCAATAACGCCTATGGTGGCAAGCTGCGTTTCTTCTGGAATGTGGGACGCCCCTTGATTGTGGATGGTACCGCCATGCTGGTTATCCACAAGGTGGGTGCCATGGGCGACGGCTTTTTCGCCCAATCCGAGGGGGCCTTCTTCAGCAGCCGGAACATCCTTAGCGAACGCGACCCCGCCAAAATCAATTTCACCACTCTGCCCGATGGGGAGATTGGGCTGCGCACGCCCCCCGGAGGCGGACGCGTTGCGGAGGAACAAAGCATCGTCAAGCTGAGTGATGGTTCATTGTATTGCGTTTATCGCACCATTGATGGCTGGCCGACGTGCGCCTATAGCCGGGATCATGGTCATACCTGGACCACCCCGGCCTACAAGACTTATTCCCCGGGGGGACGCCGCGTGAAACACCCACGCGCGGCCAACTTCGCCTGGAACTGTTCAAACGGGAAGTTCCTTTACTGGTTTCACAATCACGGTGGCCGGTTCGTGGGCGAACTGGGGGCCAACGGCAAGGGTGGACGCAGTCCCTATGACGATCGCAACCCCGCGTGGCTCATGGCCGGGCGTGAAGTGGATACGCCTCAGGGCAAATGCATCGAATGGTCCCAGCCGGAAATTCTGCTCTACGACGATGATCCATTTATCCGCATGAGTTACCCCGATCTCGTGGAAGACGATGGCAAATACTTCATCACGGAAACCCAGAAGACCATTGGGCGGGCGCACGAAATCCCCAAGGCGCTCGTGGAAGGTTTGTTCAATCAGTTCACCTGCCGGGCCGGCGCAACGAATGGGTTGATCGGCAAGCTGCCTGCCGGGCAACCGGCAGCGCGGGAAGTGACGATGCCCAAGCTGCCGGAATTCCACCGGCGCAACACGAAGTCGGAGGATCAGCGCGGTCAGGACCTGCGGGCGGGCTTCAGCCTGGATGTGTGGTTGAAACTTGATTCACTCAAGGCTGGGCAGGTCCTGCTCGATAGCCGCACGGAATCCGGCCAGGGCATTCTGCTGGCCACAACCGAATCCGGCACTCTCCGGCTTACCCTGAATGATGGCCGCCAGGAAACCGGTTGGGATTGTGATCGCGGCGTCATCCAGGCAGATAAACTGCATCACGTGGTGGCGACCGTGGACAGCGGCCCGAAAATCATCACCTTCGTCGTGGATGGGGTGTTATGCGATGGCGGTGATCAGCGCCAGTTCGGCTGGGGCCGATTTAGCCCCACGCTGCGCGCTCCCAACGGTGCCTCAAAATTGCAGATCACCGCAACCATTCAGGGAATGCGCCTATATAATCGAGCGCTCCGCACCAGCGAAGCTGTTGGCAACTTCCGCGCCGGCCCGGTTTGGTAACACTATAAACATTTCCAACCTTATGAACGGATCACCGACTCTATATACTCATCTTGTCGCAACTCTCTGTGTTGCCGCCAGCGTAGCTACCGCCAGCGAACCGCTTAAAATTTATCAACCAAAGGTGAAACTGGCGGACATTTATTATTATCATCCGGGTGCCAAACCGGCCCTGAAATATAATCACGATGTGGATATTGTGAAATTTAAGGGAAAATTCTTCGCCGCCTGGAACGCCAATGAAACCCAGCGTGAAGATGTGCCCGGCCAGTATAATTTTCTCAGCGTCAGCGACGATTTTGAGCATTGGTCCCCGCCCGTGCGCATGTTCACCGCCGAGGCGGGCGCGCAGAATCCCGTGGAGAGCGACAACCAATGGCAGCCCAACTTCATCAACTGGAAGGACCAGCAGCTCTTTTGCGCCTGGAGCGATTTCATGGCCCGGCGGGTCTTCGTGGCCGTCTCGACGGATGGCGTCCGCTGGAATAATGTGGAAGTGGTGAACGCTCCCGAAAAGCTCAAGGGCAAAGCCTGCGGCTTTCCCACCAACCACGGTCTGGTGACTTCCAAAGGGGTCATGCTTTTTCCGTGCAGCCTTCCGTTTTCCGATACTCCCCGCGCCCAGGTGGGGCGCACACAATATGCCGGCGTACTGCGCAGTGAAGACGGTGGCAAAACCTGGACCTGGAGCGAACCGATCGAGGCGGTGAGCTGGACCCAGGCGGGAGAGAAACCGGCCGATTTCGGCGGCGAGACGATTACCCTCTGGGAGCCCATGCTATTTGAGCAAGCGGACGGCAAAATCGGCCTCCTCATCCGCAACTCGACGGCGCAGGATGTGCCTGAACGAATGGAAAAACCGCATCGCATGCTGCTCTACTGCACCAGTGCTGATGCCGGCCTAACCTGGACCAAAGCCCGTCCGGTGGAGGTGGACACCATTTGTTCGCGCAATTACGCCGCGTCTGGGGTGGGCACTGCCGACAGCCTGCTGATGGTGATGAACGATAACAACGTGCGCGTGCCGGAACGCATCAGTCGCGACCGTTATTTTCTTTCGCTCTTCTGCGCGCCGGTTTGCGATCCTGACCTGCTGCTGCCGGGTCCGGTGGTACAACCCGCAGGCGGCACGGCATATTACCCCAACGGGTTCGTGGATGACGGCAAACTTTATGTGGCTTACACCTATCCCCGCGGCATCCACAGTTCCGTGGTTGAATCCCTCCCGGATTTCACCCGCCCGTTTCTGTTACCACGGGCCGGCCGGGCCGGGCTGCGGCTGGAACCCAACCTCGCCATCTTCGAACAACGCGTCACCAGCCTGGGGCTCGTGCTCACCGAAGCCATGACCCGCGCCACCAAACTGCGGCTGTCGTTTGATGTCAACCTCCACCGCTACGCTGGCGATGACTGGCCGCTGCTCACCCTCGGGGGCAAAAGCCGCAACGGCAGCAGTATTCGCGCAATCTATCGCGAGGAGCTTAAATCCGACGTCCTGCAAGTGGCCATCGGAGGTAATCAATGGGCTGATCTCGGCCAAGTCAAACGCCGTGAATGGAATCATCTGGAACTGGAACTGCGCCGCGATGATTTCTCGGTGACATTGAACAGCGCCCTCCCCATCAACGTGAAGCGCGTCCTCCTGCGCAAAATCTGCTTCGGCGGTCTATACGTCGCTCCCGCCTGGCCCATGGGAATGCAGTGGACCAGTGATGTGCGGCTGAAGCTGGATACCATCCAGGTTGAATAGCCGAAGTCCGAACCGTTAAACACGCAACAATCAATGCTCTGTACTTTATGAAAACACCTCTTTCCTGGCTATTGGGTGTGGCGGCGTTCTGTGCCGCCCCATGCCTGATGGATGCTGCTACCAACGTTGTTGTCGCAAAGCCAGACACCAATTTCATCGCCACGCCCGCCGAACTCAGGGCACGCATCCCGGCCCAGCTCCGCATCACCAAGCCGGACTATGTGGTCTTTGTCCCCGAAGTTACCGATGCGGGCGTCAGTGATACCGGTAATGAGCACTTCCTGGTTTGCGAAGCCAAAGATGGTTCGCTGGCAGCCATTTGGACGCAAAGCTCCGTAGAGAACTTTTCTCCGGATGCACCGGCAGACCAGCACATTGCGTTCGCACGCAGCACTGATGAAGGGGTGACCTGGTCCAAACCACGCATCATTGCCGGACCGAAGAAAGCCGGCGATGGGTTCATGGCCAGTTGGGCCTATCCCCTGGTGAGCAAGAAGGGACGCATCTACGTACTCTATAGCCAACACATTGGGAAATATGATTCCTTCTTCCACCATACCGGGCGGTTGGATGGCATTTACAGTGATGACCAGGGAGCGACATGGTCGAAGCCGCAGAACGTCTCGGTTGCGCGCAGCATCAACGATAATCCGGACACCAATATGCCACCAAACATGTTGTGCTGGCAGAAACCATTGCGATTGGGCAGGGACGGCAAGTATTTCGCCGGTTTTACCCGCTGGACCAGCTTCGCGGTCCGGAAACCGTCGCCCAAGTCATTAGGAACAGCCGACTCACGCGTTGAGTTTATGCGCTTCGAAAACGTGGATGATAATCCTGAGCCGCGCGACCTGAGGATCAGTTGGTTCGCCGCGAACGAAAAGGCGCTGGCCGTGCCAACCCCAAGCTTTCCCGAGAACAGCGTTTGCCAGGAACCTTCGATCGTGAAGCTGCCGGATGGACGGCTGTTCTGCGTGATGCGTACCGGAGCGGGCAGCCCGTTTTGGAGCATAAGCGCCGATCTGGGCGAGACATGGGCCCAGCCACGCCGTCTCCTGCGCAAGGATGGCGGCGCCCCCTTGCAGCACCCGATTTCCCCCTGCCCGATCTACGATGTGGGCGGCAATGAGGCAGGGAGTGGTCGTTACGTGCTTTTCATCCATAATAATGATGGGCACTTTAAAGGTTACCGGCCAACACCACCGGTCACCGGTTTCAATCGCCGCCCGATCTATCTCGTCCCCGGGCGTTTTCAGCCCGGCGCGGACCAGCCCGTTTGGTTCGACGAAATGAAATTCTTCATGGACCACGACCATGTCAGCCTAGGCAAACCTGGCACGAGCGGCCGGTATGATCTTTCCCTCTATTCCAGTTTTACGGTTCGGAACGGCAAACCGGTACTTTGGTATCCGGAGCGGAAGTTTTTCCTGCTGGGCCGGGTAATCGGCGCGGAGTGGTTTAAATGAGAGATGGAATGACGTTATGAACTCCGTCGAACGTGTCCATACCGCCCTGCGCCGTGGTCAGCCCGACCGCGTGCCGGTGATCGAATTTGTCGTGGATGAAAAGGTGGCCCGTGCCGCCGTACCCGGCTGCCATGATGTGGCGGACGCCATGGACCAACTGGATATGGATGCCGTGGGGTGCGGTGCCAAATTTGATATCATCAGGCAGAATGCCGATGAATCATTTGTGGATGAATGGGGCGTGACCTATATTCCCAGCCCGGAAGCCGTGGCCCATCCGCATCACGGACCAGTGGCGACGCTGGAGGATGCTCAGCGCTACCAGACTCCTGATCCCGATGCCCCGCATCGCCTGGGAAAACTGCCCGACCTGGTATCGCGCTATCAAGGCAAACGCGCCATCTGCTTTCATCATCGCGCCGCCTTCATGTGGTCGGCTTACTTAACGGGGCTGGATAACCTCCTGCTGAATTTCCTGGTCGAGCCGGAATTAGTCGAGGTGCTGATGGACAAGGTTTTGACCTGCAACATGCGCATTGTACAGCGTGCCATTCGTGCCGGAGCGGAGGTGATTATTCTCGGAGATGACTATGCCGGGAACCAAGGACCGATGATGAGCCCGGCGCATTTTCGCCAGTACATTCTACCGCGTCTGAAAAAAATGGTGGACCTGATTCACGCCGAAGGCGCATTTTGCATCAAGCATTCCGATGGCAACCTCTATCCCATTCTCGCCGATATCGTCAGTGCCGGACCGGACGGCATCAACCCGGTGGAACCCGTGGCTGGCATGGATTTAAAAACGGTCAAGCGGTTGGTGGGTGACCGCGTATGTGTCACCGGCAACATTGACTGCGCGCAACTCTTGTGCCATGGCACCACGGAACAAGTCCGGGAAGCGGTGCGGCAGGCTATCGCCGATGCGGCACCCGGTGGTGGTTACATCCTCACTTCCTCCAACAGTATTCACTCCTCCTGCAATCCGCAGAGTTTTGTCGCAATGGTAAAGGCCTGCCACGAATTTGGAACCTACAATGCCGAGCGCAAGCGGGTCTAACAATTGGAGCAGCAGTAACTGCCCGCGCCGGCCGGCAGCAGCGTTGTCGCTCAGCACCAGGAATTGATGCGCTGCCACATATCAAGCGTGCGCCGCTGGTTGTCGGCGGAGAGCGGGGTTTGGAATCTCTGCCGATTTTCCCTTTCCCCCGCGCCCCATTTTCTGGCATACTACTCCCATGCTAAACCGTACCAGTAACGCGCAATGGATCCCCGGCCAAGCAGTCGGGGCGTGGAGTTGTGCGCCGGAACAACTGCTGACGCTGCTGCTCTTCTTGATCACCCTCGCCGCCTTCACTGTGGTCGGGCAGGGGACGAACCAAGCCGTTGGGAAACTGACGGAGACCAATAGCGCCGTGCCGCAACTGGGCGCGCGCTGGACGAACAGCCTCGGGATGCCCTTCGCCCCCGTGCCGGGAACCAAGGTGCTCTTTGGCATCTGGGATGTGCGGGTGAAGGATTATGCCGCGTATGCCGCCGCCGTTCCGGGAGTGGATGAGAAGTGGAAGAAGGTGGAATATAAAGGCGTGCCAGTGAGCGATGGGCCGGAGCATCCGGTGGTGAAGGTAAGCTGGGAGGACGCCAAGGCATTTTGCGCGTGGCTGACCAAGAAGGAACAGGGCGAGGGTAAATTGGGAACCAATCAGGAGTATCGGCTGCCAACGGATGCGGAATGGAGTTACGCGGTGGGGATTGGGGATAAAGAAAAGAATGGTAATGGCACACCTAAAGACAAGAACATGAAACTCGAAGGCGTCTATCCATGGGGCAACCAATGGCCGCCGCCGAAGGGGGCGGGCAATTACTCGGATATGACGAGCCGACAGAAGTTCGGCGATAAGTGGACCTTTATTGGGGGCTATGATGATGGGTACGCGACGACGTCGCCGGTGGGCAGCTTTAAGGCGAATCCGTTTGGACTATATGATATGGGCGGGAATGTGTGGCAGTTGTGCGAGGATTGGTATGATACCGACCAGAAATACCGGGTATTGCGCGGGGGGTCGTGGTACCGCAGCCTTCCCGACAGTCTGCCGTCCTCGCGCCGTTGGTTCAGCACGCCTGAGTATCGGGTCAGCGGTATTGGTTTCCGTGTGATAGTGACTCTGGGAGCCGCGCCGTAGCCTGCGGCTCTCCGGGAGTGCGCACGGCCAGGCCGGGGCGTCGGGGATCGAGCCGCCGCTTTGGTTGGCTGCGCCAATACCTCCATTGCCGCCCGTGTGGGCGCCCCAAAACCATCCCCTGGCACCCGGATGCCCCGCACCCCGTGCCGTCCGGTAGGCAACCGCACCGTTGGCGCTCTCCGGGGCATCGTTGGCGCGTTTCTGCGCGGCGCTCCGGAGTTTTCCGCCGCCCTTGGCGCATTTGGGCGCGCCCCTCCGCCATTTCGGGCAGCCCCCGTGAAGTTTCGGGCAGCCCCTGCGGAGTTTCGGGCAGCCCCTGCGGAGTTTCGGGCAGCCCCTGCGGAGTTTCGGGTGGCCCCTGCGGAGTTTCGGGTGGCCCCTGCGGAGTTTCGGGTGGCCCCCATGGAGTTTGGGGAACCCCCGGAATGGTTTAGGGGAGCCCCCAGACGATTTGGGGACGCCCCCAAATGAAATAGGGGAGCCCCCAAAGGGTTTCAGCGCGCCCCCAAATGAGCCAGGGGAGCCCCTAAATGGCAGGGGGGAGCCCCCAAGCGATTTGCTGCACGCCCAATTGGGTTTTCGGCACGCGAGAAATGAAATTGGGCAGCGTGGAAACATGGGCGAGTACGGTCCGGGAGGTTTCCGGGCAGGCGGTGCGTCGGGAAGGGAGCAGCCCGCGCTAAACAGCACCTCTGGCGGCCCTCCGGGGGCGCTGGCGTGGTCCGCGGTCGCCGACCGTTGCGGCTGGAGCGGTCTATTTCTTGAGGGGTCTTTCTATTTGCCAGCGGGGGCCGCTTTGCAATACCTTCCCTGGATATGCATTCGTCAAACATCCGTTCGCTGGCAGGGATTGTCCTTGGTATGGCGGCCGCCTTGGCCGGGCCGGCGGCCCCTGCGGCGGTGACCCCGGAGCCGTTGCGCTATGAGGCCGAGGCGTGGAGCGAACCCAAGTCCGCCTGGATTGAAAACAAGGATACCCCGGATCATTGGAATCTCTGGAGCAAGGATAAGGACGCGGAGAGTAAGTGGTCCAAGGGGGTGGTGCTGCGCGCGCCCGCCGCATTGAAAACGCGCAACACGCCCGAGGAAGGCGCGCCCCCGTTGCATACGCGGATTACCGGCATTCCGGCGGGCACCTTTGATGTGAGCGTCAAAATTGTGCGAACGCTGGGAGTGTCGCTGGATGGCCGCACGTGGCAGCCGTTCAAAGGCGGCTTGCTGGCCGAAGGGGTGGTGATTACGAACGGCGTCTTTGAACTCTGGGTGGATGATCGCTACGCGGATGAGCGAAGTCCCGGCACTGGTTACTATGATTATGTGGAGCTGACGCGCGTGCCGGAACGGGTGGTGAAGCCGTTGGTGCAGGGCTTCGCCAAGGAGCGGGTGCGGGAGAAGCTGGATCGCGGGGTGGTGGCGCTGCGCATGGATGCCGAAGTGTATGTCGGCTGGCGGCTGCTGGTCGAGGACCCGGGCGACCTCGCGTTTCATGTGTACCGCACGGTGCCGGGGCAGGCGCCGGAACGCGTGACGGCTGTGCCGGTGACGCGCACCACGGATTTTGTGGATCGCACCGCCCCGCAGGCGGAGGGGTTGCGGTATGGCGTCCGCCCGGTGCGCGGCGGCGTGGAAGGGCCGGAGCAAGGCTCGGCCATCGTGCCGGCCACCGTGGGCAATTGCCTGCGGTTCAAGCTGGAGCCCGGCGCCACGTTCCAGAAGGTGGGCATTGGCGACCTGGATGGCGATGGCCGCTATGATATGGTTATAAAGTTGCCCAATTATAACATTGACCCGGCGGACGAATATTGGAAGCCCTCCACCAATACGTACAAGCTGGAAGCCCGCCGCAGTGACGGCTCGCTGCTCTGGCGCAAGGACCTCGGCTGGGCCATTGAAATGGGCATCTGGTATTCGCCCTTCATCGTCTTTGACCTCGATGGTGATGGCCGGGCGGAAGTCGCGGCCAAGATCGGGGAAGGGGACCCGCGCGACCCGGATGGCCGCGTGCGGAGCGGCCCGGAATGGCTGGTGGTGTGGGATGGCACGACCGGCAAGGAGAAGGGGCGCGTGCCCTGGCCGGATCGCAGCGGGTTCGGCGAAGGCAAGCGGCAGTATAATTATGCCAGCCGCAATCAATTGGCGGTGGCGTACTTGGACGGCAAGACGCCGGCGATCCTCGCGCTGCGCGGCACGTACAACACTATGAAGGTGGACGCCTATGAGCTGGGACCAAACGGCTTGCGCTCGCTCTGGACCTTCCGTGATGCCGAGGGCGGCAAGAAATATTCCGGCCAGGGCTGCCATTTCACCCATACGATGGACGTGGACGGCGATGGGCGGGACGAGGTGATCCTCGGCAGCTCGGTGCTGGATGACAACGGCTCGCCGCTCTGGACTACCGGCCTCGGGCATCCCGATCACATGTACGTGGGCAACCTCGATCCCTCCCGCTCCGGCCTGCAAATTTTCTACGGGGTTGAAACCGCCCATCAAAGCAACGGCATGTGCATGGTCGAGGCGGCCACCGGCAAAATTCTCTGGGGTTGGAACAAACCCACCACGCATATTCACAGCTTCGGCATGTGCGCCGACATGGATCCCGCCGTGCCGGGTGCCGAGGCCTACGCCGCCGATTGCACCAACCACATTCCGACCGGCGACCGCTGGCTCTGGAGCGCCAAGGGGGAAGTGCTGAGCCGCGACGTCAACTTCGGTTTCGGCCAAAAGACCGTCTATTGGGACGCCGACCTGCAGCGGGAAATCCTCTATCAGGGGAGAAACATTCGGGACTTATACAGCGTCTTGGTCCAGCAGGAAATTGAGGGCACCGTCGTCATGGTGGCGGACGTTTTGGGCGATTGGCGCGAGGAACTGATCGTCTCCACGCCCGGCGAACTGCGCATTTACACGACGGCCATCCCAGCGATGGACCGCCGCCCCACGTTCATGCAAGATCCCGCCTATCGCCAGACCGTCGCCATGGGCGCGATGGGCTACACCTTGGTTCCGCTGCCGTCCTATGCCCTAGATGCGCGTGCGCCGAACCTGAACGTTACCGTGCTCGCCGAGGGCGTGGTGCAGACCGTGGTCTCCGCGCCGAAGGATAAGCCCCTCAAGGGACGGGTGGCCTTGAGCACCGCCCAAGGGACAGTGGAACCGGCGGAATTTTCTGTGGAGGTCGCCGCTGGGGGGCTCGCGGTCTTCAAATCCCGGCTGACCCCCGTGCCGACCCGCGGCCAAACCGTGGCGGTGACGGGCACGCTGGAAGCCGGAGAAGTGCAACGCCGCCTGGTCGCGCGCGGCGTGGTCAATGAGAAGGGGCGGTAATCAATTAACTGGCGGGCTAACTGACAGACTGTGCTTGAAATCGCGCGGGATTGCTCTAAGTTGCCTCCCGTGAGCACACAGATTTGAAATACACGAACATTAAATCGAACCAACCAACGATATCGCACGCTTATGGAAACTCCTATCCGCCACGTTAGCTGTCCATCCCGCTGGTCGAACCCTTGGCTCGTCCGGGCCACCGGTCTCCTGACCTTGATTCTGCTTTGCGCCTGCGTCGCCAACGCCCATGCCGCCGCGGCAGACCGACCGAATATCATCTTCGTCCTGTCCGATGACTTGGCGCAAGGCGACGTGGGGTGTTACGGACAAAAGCTCATCAAGACGCCCGTCATGGACCGCATGGCGGCGGAAGGCACCCGCTACACCCAGGGATATTGCGGTACCACCGTCTGCGCGCCTTCCCGAGTGTCTTTGCTGACCGGACGGCACATGGGGCACAGCCCCATTCGCGCCAATCGGGAGATTCAGCCCGAAGGTCAGATGCCCGTGCCCGCCGGCACCTTCACCGTAGCCCACTTGCTTAAAAGCCAGGGCTATGCGACGGCCTGCATTGGCAAATGGGGCATGGGTTTGTTCGATACCACCGGCAGCCCGCTCAAGATGGGCTTCGACCATTTCTACGGTTACAATTGCCAGCGCCACGCGCACAGTTACTTTCCCACCTATCTGTATAACGATGATCAACGGTTTGAGCTTCCGGGCAACGATGGCAAAGGCATTGGCAAAACGTATGCCCAGAACCTGATTGCCGACGAAACGCTGAAATGGATCCGCGCGCACAAGGCCGAACCGTTCTTCCTCTATTACTCCATCACGCTGCCGCATGCGCAATATGAGATTGATGACGTCGGCAAGCTTTACGCGTCGCAGCCATGGACCATGCAGCAG is from Verrucomicrobiota bacterium and encodes:
- a CDS encoding sialidase family protein; the encoded protein is MKTPLSWLLGVAAFCAAPCLMDAATNVVVAKPDTNFIATPAELRARIPAQLRITKPDYVVFVPEVTDAGVSDTGNEHFLVCEAKDGSLAAIWTQSSVENFSPDAPADQHIAFARSTDEGVTWSKPRIIAGPKKAGDGFMASWAYPLVSKKGRIYVLYSQHIGKYDSFFHHTGRLDGIYSDDQGATWSKPQNVSVARSINDNPDTNMPPNMLCWQKPLRLGRDGKYFAGFTRWTSFAVRKPSPKSLGTADSRVEFMRFENVDDNPEPRDLRISWFAANEKALAVPTPSFPENSVCQEPSIVKLPDGRLFCVMRTGAGSPFWSISADLGETWAQPRRLLRKDGGAPLQHPISPCPIYDVGGNEAGSGRYVLFIHNNDGHFKGYRPTPPVTGFNRRPIYLVPGRFQPGADQPVWFDEMKFFMDHDHVSLGKPGTSGRYDLSLYSSFTVRNGKPVLWYPERKFFLLGRVIGAEWFK
- a CDS encoding uroporphyrinogen decarboxylase family protein — encoded protein: MNSVERVHTALRRGQPDRVPVIEFVVDEKVARAAVPGCHDVADAMDQLDMDAVGCGAKFDIIRQNADESFVDEWGVTYIPSPEAVAHPHHGPVATLEDAQRYQTPDPDAPHRLGKLPDLVSRYQGKRAICFHHRAAFMWSAYLTGLDNLLLNFLVEPELVEVLMDKVLTCNMRIVQRAIRAGAEVIILGDDYAGNQGPMMSPAHFRQYILPRLKKMVDLIHAEGAFCIKHSDGNLYPILADIVSAGPDGINPVEPVAGMDLKTVKRLVGDRVCVTGNIDCAQLLCHGTTEQVREAVRQAIADAAPGGGYILTSSNSIHSSCNPQSFVAMVKACHEFGTYNAERKRV
- a CDS encoding sialidase family protein, with amino-acid sequence MNGSPTLYTHLVATLCVAASVATASEPLKIYQPKVKLADIYYYHPGAKPALKYNHDVDIVKFKGKFFAAWNANETQREDVPGQYNFLSVSDDFEHWSPPVRMFTAEAGAQNPVESDNQWQPNFINWKDQQLFCAWSDFMARRVFVAVSTDGVRWNNVEVVNAPEKLKGKACGFPTNHGLVTSKGVMLFPCSLPFSDTPRAQVGRTQYAGVLRSEDGGKTWTWSEPIEAVSWTQAGEKPADFGGETITLWEPMLFEQADGKIGLLIRNSTAQDVPERMEKPHRMLLYCTSADAGLTWTKARPVEVDTICSRNYAASGVGTADSLLMVMNDNNVRVPERISRDRYFLSLFCAPVCDPDLLLPGPVVQPAGGTAYYPNGFVDDGKLYVAYTYPRGIHSSVVESLPDFTRPFLLPRAGRAGLRLEPNLAIFEQRVTSLGLVLTEAMTRATKLRLSFDVNLHRYAGDDWPLLTLGGKSRNGSSIRAIYREELKSDVLQVAIGGNQWADLGQVKRREWNHLELELRRDDFSVTLNSALPINVKRVLLRKICFGGLYVAPAWPMGMQWTSDVRLKLDTIQVE
- a CDS encoding arylsulfatase, with amino-acid sequence METPIRHVSCPSRWSNPWLVRATGLLTLILLCACVANAHAAAADRPNIIFVLSDDLAQGDVGCYGQKLIKTPVMDRMAAEGTRYTQGYCGTTVCAPSRVSLLTGRHMGHSPIRANREIQPEGQMPVPAGTFTVAHLLKSQGYATACIGKWGMGLFDTTGSPLKMGFDHFYGYNCQRHAHSYFPTYLYNDDQRFELPGNDGKGIGKTYAQNLIADETLKWIRAHKAEPFFLYYSITLPHAQYEIDDVGKLYASQPWTMQQKSYAAMVTRLDTDVGRVLDLLKELQLDEKTLVLLAGDNGSSFPPKSELGKLFEQAANGLRGYKRELYEGGLRQAAIARWPGVVPKGRVSDEPWAFWDFLPTVAELTGAKLPGNASMDGLSLVSFLKGGPAPQREYFYWELHEGKSLQAIRFGDWKAVRNGPSSPIELYDLKTDAGEKNDLAADHKDLVAKAEALMKTARTDDPNWPLVDRRPAQKGKKK
- a CDS encoding SUMF1/EgtB/PvdO family nonheme iron enzyme, which codes for MLNRTSNAQWIPGQAVGAWSCAPEQLLTLLLFLITLAAFTVVGQGTNQAVGKLTETNSAVPQLGARWTNSLGMPFAPVPGTKVLFGIWDVRVKDYAAYAAAVPGVDEKWKKVEYKGVPVSDGPEHPVVKVSWEDAKAFCAWLTKKEQGEGKLGTNQEYRLPTDAEWSYAVGIGDKEKNGNGTPKDKNMKLEGVYPWGNQWPPPKGAGNYSDMTSRQKFGDKWTFIGGYDDGYATTSPVGSFKANPFGLYDMGGNVWQLCEDWYDTDQKYRVLRGGSWYRSLPDSLPSSRRWFSTPEYRVSGIGFRVIVTLGAAP
- a CDS encoding LamG-like jellyroll fold domain-containing protein; translated protein: MKIHYPWLLAAVLSCAAQIINAETPAAVVPDPRHLSNGWNIPSEGYADQPYIVKTDDAAWLCVMTTGKGVEGAGGQHVVSMRSTDRGRTWSEIVPIEPAAGPEASYAVLLKVPGGRIYAFYNHNTDRVPEVKREDKGVYKRVDSLGHYVFKYSDDHGRTWSAKRYEVELREFECDRNNAYGGKLRFFWNVGRPLIVDGTAMLVIHKVGAMGDGFFAQSEGAFFSSRNILSERDPAKINFTTLPDGEIGLRTPPGGGRVAEEQSIVKLSDGSLYCVYRTIDGWPTCAYSRDHGHTWTTPAYKTYSPGGRRVKHPRAANFAWNCSNGKFLYWFHNHGGRFVGELGANGKGGRSPYDDRNPAWLMAGREVDTPQGKCIEWSQPEILLYDDDPFIRMSYPDLVEDDGKYFITETQKTIGRAHEIPKALVEGLFNQFTCRAGATNGLIGKLPAGQPAAREVTMPKLPEFHRRNTKSEDQRGQDLRAGFSLDVWLKLDSLKAGQVLLDSRTESGQGILLATTESGTLRLTLNDGRQETGWDCDRGVIQADKLHHVVATVDSGPKIITFVVDGVLCDGGDQRQFGWGRFSPTLRAPNGASKLQITATIQGMRLYNRALRTSEAVGNFRAGPVW